A region from the Leishmania panamensis strain MHOM/PA/94/PSC-1 chromosome 20 sequence genome encodes:
- the GPI16 gene encoding GPI transamidase component, putative (TriTrypDB/GeneDB-style sysID: LpmP.20.2440), translated as MHLLARRRNALGVLLAFIIVVLPWVMAVATVSSSSYAAHTAGRYSMMVEELTGSLDEVGTSPTLVSIAVEMSLTLPAKPGAATAWEGDTKASDIDDVAAEHLTFDEDFDPIWYYVLRRRGFERLDWSGCGGKWRPEWSIPRARQCRDGRSGDTAALSVEKDSTSALFARLRHFLSHHVVCTYSSVSFCGASRERDAASQFQWAAQFVSTLTSSPLSWTTTTPRHSRPNGIVIQNASSHASGSGDAYWCSYHLVYHDTLCTQHVSPLLNGGRSGRGVQEGLPQGIFKAAFPSLSMYFSAPFQHFSVRATQDRLPGNGTVAQPPTVQLKVKIRMSMVVGEASDLEALGDLWSRELPAYARDGRLQVHIGPGGLSQQLRTALSSMAIVSSPREDQAKTTPAAVVSTSASPSSRVGCSPEVQYKVHTHGKDHGYLTVELQPALLLLDPHSGVDVEKCEEADGDNQESALLQSFLLSEGDVVRTLLLFPLHLVRPSLYNMESLLGLTRIVSAHTDVVSNTLAVLLETTVTPVHVAAYEAAYAHARKCHEAASGGGAGARDCRAAGGVLLGRFQLFFGWSALGDMPPDDNSNRLVPQPVVVIHRPGSSVKVDAAEASSKSDFCRVQRRHAALLSAIPQIDHGDSLATVFQLLDGTCAWQDGKRGPLSAMMGALKEGDACAYWVRSTVASGTTIPGPDGAMIFNVPSIGLVFLAVIAGIVTRLTRRWTCKSEDLANLLTAEGATTAVR; from the coding sequence ATGCATTTgttggcgcggcggcgaaaCGCTTTGGGAGTGCTGCTCGCCTTTATAATTGTCGTGCTCCCATGGGTGATGGCGGTAGCGACGgtttcctcgtcctcgtacGCAGCTCACACTGCGGGTCGGTATTCCAtgatggtggaggagctgacgGGCAGTCTTGATGAGGTAGGCACCAGCCCCACACTGGTGTCCATCGCAGTGGAGATGTCTTTGACGCTGCCGGCGAAGCCTGGTGCCGCGACGGCGTGGGAAGGCGACACGAAGGCGAGCGACATCGACGATGTCGCTGCCGAGCACTTGACCTTTGACGAGGATTTTGACCCGATTTGGTACTacgtgctgcgtcgccgcggaTTCGAACGCCTCGACTGGtccggctgcggcggcaagTGGCGGCCGGAGTGGTCTATACCGAGGGCACGCCAGTGTCGCgacggccgcagcggcgacacggCGGCACTGTCAGTGGAGAAGGACAGTACCAGTGCCTTGTTTGCTCGTCTGCGACACTTCCTTTCCCACCACGTTGTGTGCACCTACTCATCTGTCTCCTTCTGCGGTGCCAGTCGCGAGCGGGATGCGGCGAGCCAGTTTCAATGGGCGGCTCAGTTTGTGTCAACGCTGacctcgtcgccgctgagCTGGACCACCACAACGCCCCGGCACTCGCGACCGAACGGGATTGTCATTCAGAACGCCTCGTCACATgccagcggcagtggggACGCGTACTGGTGCTCGTACCACCTCGTCTACCACGACACTCTATGCACCCAGCACGTGAGCCCCCTGCTCAACGGCGGCCGCTCTGGCCGTGGCGTGCAGGAGGGGCTTCCACAAGGCATCTTCAAGGCCGCGTTCCCGTCCCTCTCCATGTACTTTAGCGCCCCCTTTCAGCACTTTAGCGTGAGAGCAACGCAGGATCGTCTCCCTGGGAACGGCACGGTTGCGCAGCCGCCAACTGTGCAACTGAAAGTCAAGATTCGCATGAGCATGGTGGTGGGTGAGGCGTCAGACTTGGAGGCACTGGGAGACTTGTGGTCGCGCGAACTACCCGCCTACGCGCGGGATGGCCGCCTCCAGGTACACATCGGCCCTGGGGGGCTctctcagcagctgcgcacagcGCTATCATCCATGGCGATAGTTTCATCCCCCAGGGAAGACCAGGCGAAAACGAcgcctgccgctgtggtgtcGACTTCTGCGAGCCCTTCGTCCCGGGTTGGTTGCTCCCCGGAGGTGCAGTACAAAGTGCACACCCACGGCAAGGATCACGGCTACCTGACTGTAGAGCTGCAGCCGGCACTACTTTTGCTTGACCCCCACTCTGGCGTAGATGTGGAGAAGTGTGAGGAAGCCGACGGTGACAACCAGGAGTCAGCGCTGCTTCAGTCGTTCCTTCTTAGCGAGGGCGACGTGGTACGCACCCTTTTACTCTTTCCTCTGCATCTTGTGCGCCCTTCTCTGTACAACATGGAGTCGCTACTTGGATTAACACGCATTGTTAGCGCCCACACGGATGTGGTCTCCAACACGCTAGCGGTTCTCCTCGAGACCACCGTAACACCGGTGCACGTTGCCGCCTACGAGGCTGCGTACGCACATGCCCGGAAATGCCACGAGGCagccagcggtggcggcgccggtgctcgAGAttgccgcgccgccggcggtgtCTTGCTAGGCCGATTCCAACTCTTTTTTGGCTGGTCAGCGCTGGGGGATATGCCGCCAGACGACAACAGCAACCGACTCGTTCCGCAGCCTGTTGTGGTAATTCACCGCCCGGGATCCTCGGTGAAGGTCGACGCTGCGGAGGCTTCCTCCAAGTCGGACTTCTGTCGCGTTCAGCGTCGCCACGCTGCTTTGCTTAGCGCAATACCCCAGATCGATCACGGGGACTCCCTCGCCACCGTCTTCCAGCTGCTCGATGGCACCTGTGCGTGGCAAGACGGCAAGAGGGGGCCCCTGTCTGCCATGATGGGGGCTCTTAAGGAGGGCGACGCATGTGCTTACTGGGTGCGCTCCACCGTAGCGAGCGGGACGACGATCCCTGGCCCCGACGGGGCCATGATTTTCAATGTGCCCTCGATTGGGCTTGTTTTTCTCGCTGTAATTGCAGGTATTGTGACGCGGTTGACAAGGCGCTGGACGTGCAAGTCAGAGGATCTCGCGAATCTGCTCACGGCGGAaggcgccaccactgcagtcAGGTGA
- a CDS encoding hypothetical protein (TriTrypDB/GeneDB-style sysID: LpmP.20.2450), with the protein MSRLSSATCPLSDCTLAVDNAENIRNSKDVSLLALKVAATAVAIPSTPRQRALLRNAKAIGCSAAAEAVTLPACRERVSGTTHSTNITASTAVVNTAAEMPPFSTNAVYRSSSLDCYLFAKPFTPASTLHRNDPYSPCLLKSTCSPEDSFYACYSEVDEALAVVAMNPANTPTRLPVVCQTAALPSETQALLELLSKTTVSSSLCMSPITAPMKMCDSAEQSPASLAAGGGLTTTPSLASTPERAASPSSRQLCAASARVIRKVVSCGVDRTSGRPVPKPKE; encoded by the coding sequence ATGAGCCGCCTTTCGTCTGCCACGTGCCCGTTGTCGGACTGCACGCTCGCGGTCGATAACGCCGAGAACATCCGTAACAGCAAGGATGTCTCCTTGTTGGCCCTGAAGGTTGCCGCTACCGCTGTCGCCATCCCGAGCACTCCTCGCCaacgtgcgctgctgcgcaacgccAAGGCCATAGGctgctcggctgctgcggaggcggtAACCTTGCCTGCTTGTCGCGAGCGCGTTTCCGGCACTACACACAGCACTAACATCACCGCTTCGACAGCTGTTGTGAACACCGCCGCAGAGATGCCGCCCTTCTCTACGAATGCGGTTTAtcgctcttcctcactcGATTGCTACCTCTTCGCTAAGCCCTTCACACCTGCCTCAACGCTGCACCGCAACGACCCGTACTCGCCGTGCCTCCTGAAAAGTACCTGCAGCCCGGAGGACAGCTTCTACGCATGCTACAGCGAGGTGGATGAGGCTCtagcagtggtggcgatgaACCCTGCGAACACACCGACCCGCTTGCCTGTTGTGTGCCAGACAGCCGCTCTTCCCTCCGAGACCCAGGCGCTACTCGAGTTACTTTCCAAAACGACTGTCTCTTCTTCACTTTGCATGTCACCGATAACAGCGCCGATGAAGATGTGCGACAGTGCGGAGCAGTCTCCCgcgtcgctggcggcggGTGGAGGTTTGACTACAACGCCATCGCTGGCCTCAACGCCGGAgcgcgccgcgtcgccgtcatcgcgTCAGCTGTGTGCTGCCTCGGCTCGCGTGATCCGCAAGGTGGTGAGCTGTGGCGTGGACCGCACGTCTGGTCGCCCGGTCCCGAAGCCGAAGGAGTAG